The proteins below are encoded in one region of Tsuneonella sp. CC-YZS046:
- a CDS encoding glucose 1-dehydrogenase: MMSAYDLNGRVAIVTGAAKGMGEAHVRLMAERGAAVIISDLDPKGEAVAEELRQSGASARFVKHDVTDEEQWAKLAADAIAEHGKIDILVNNAGLADLQPVNEATAADFRRIFDVNVMGVFLGCKHVLEGMKAAGRGSIINIASAGGMQALFPNLSLYTASKGAVRMLTKAVAVDYAQYAIRVNAVNPGLIHTSMNEEYLKDPAMWPTMLGNTLFDRPGKATEVAEAVAFLASDASSYMTGADLTVDGGWTAN; this comes from the coding sequence ATGATGTCGGCCTATGATTTGAACGGACGCGTGGCAATCGTCACCGGCGCAGCCAAGGGAATGGGGGAAGCCCATGTCCGGCTCATGGCCGAACGCGGCGCGGCCGTAATCATTTCCGATCTCGATCCGAAGGGCGAGGCCGTGGCGGAAGAACTGCGCCAGTCCGGCGCTTCGGCCCGGTTCGTCAAGCATGACGTAACCGACGAGGAACAATGGGCGAAGCTCGCCGCCGATGCCATCGCGGAGCATGGAAAGATCGACATATTGGTCAATAATGCCGGCCTCGCCGATCTCCAGCCGGTGAACGAAGCGACGGCGGCAGATTTCCGCCGCATCTTCGACGTGAACGTGATGGGCGTGTTCCTGGGCTGCAAGCATGTGCTGGAAGGCATGAAGGCGGCGGGCCGCGGCTCCATCATCAACATCGCCTCGGCCGGCGGAATGCAGGCGCTGTTCCCAAATCTCTCCCTCTACACCGCATCCAAGGGGGCCGTGCGCATGCTGACCAAGGCGGTGGCGGTGGATTATGCGCAATACGCCATCCGCGTGAATGCGGTGAATCCGGGGTTGATCCACACCTCGATGAACGAGGAATATCTCAAGGACCCGGCGATGTGGCCGACGATGCTGGGCAACACGCTGTTCGACCGGCCCGGAAAGGCGACGGAAGTGGCGGAAGCGGTGGCATTCCTGGCATCGGACGCATCCTCCTACATGACCGGCGCCGATCTCACGGTCGATGGCGGCTGGACCGCCAACTGA